The region CCCGATTTCAGGCGTAGGCTTAGAAGTCAATCATAGAATGTGACATAAAATTTGGTATTAGTAATTGAAGTTGGAGTAGGCTGGAACGGCGTAACGGGTGAAGCAGTTGGATTTCTCCACCGCCTCTTCCTGATGCTCTGAGTCCTCAGTCAGGGAATATAAACAGGGTGCAGGGAGACTCTGACACCCCTTCAATCCTTGCCTGGAACTTAATCAGTAACCCACCCCCAGCCCACTCCTCCAAAACCCTAGAAGGTGAAAGTCTCATGTAAGACTCGGATGTGGGAAGTTCCTGATGctaaggccagcttgggatgATGGGACCGTCCCTTGGTGCTCCCAGCAGGCAAGACAAACAGATTAATAAGCTGCCCACTAGATTCCTCAGTTGCCCGGGATGAGGCTGGTTCCATCCTGCTATAACCTGATCATAACATCCATTTGAAGCTTAGCTCCACATTAGAAGGCTTTGAGACTCATATCTGAAGTTACAGCAATGAATATACTGTAGCTTTTAttcacagaatacacacacacacacatacacacacacacacacacacacacagagagagagagagagagagagagagagagagagagagaaagagagagagagactttaaagaAAACCAATCACTAAATCAGTAGGCTCTTGCTTTTGCTTCAAAGTGGGAGCACTATGCTAAAGCAAACTGGGTTTGCttaaagttaaaagttaaaactgTTAACTGTACCCCTGTGAATATTAATGCTGAGAACCAGGGAATTCCATAAAACTGATATTACTTATGATATTAAAGGGGTGAGCTTCACTTAACGTTTTCACAAAATGTGGTGAGAGAGGCAGTGCTTCTCACTGTTTATTCTTCAGGACCTTCATACAATCATCTCTGCtcccttcccagcatcctctgggcTTCACTTTAGGCTCACTGTGGCTTGTGGTTTTGTCACGTCTCAAATATCCACTTCTACGTTTTGCAAATATGAGATTTAGTTCATGCTGTCTAAAGTTGGcaagtctgtctgtgtgtcagaCATTTGCGTGGATGCCATTCTTAGCCCtgattataaaacatttcacGCAGCTTCCTGAGGTCTGTCCGTGCTCCCTTCCTTTGCTTTAGCATAGTGCTCCCCAGGTCTGGTAACAGGCAAAGGAAAGTTGAAAAGCACAATTTCTACCTTGTATTCATGAAGGATTTCGAGCAGTGATATGATGAAGGTTCATGCTTATAAATAAGTATTTCATATGCCACAGAATTACATAGCCGGGGACTATGTTCTATATCTAAATCTGCTATCCACAGGAGAAACTAACCAAATGAGGGGGGATTAGACCCCAGTGTCCAGGGGGACACACAGGAGAGACACAGGTCACAGGTGCTCATGACTCTCACATTTCTTGTCTGCAGCcctggcaggaccatgggctaaCATATGTGCCAGCAGATCTTCCAATGAGATCCGGACATGTGACAGCTATGGCTGTGGACAGTACTCTGCTCAAAGGTAGGAGCGATCGAAAACAGCTGCCACTTGTTGGTTCCTCTCTTTTGGCATTGTCTGTGTCCTGTGTTTCCTAGGGACCCCACAATGACCTCCCTCTGGCAGACTGGAAGCCAGTGCTATGTGCGACAGTGACTGTATTCGGAGCAACTTCCGAAATCCTGCTTCAAGTATGGGGTCTGCACTAGAGACAGAGccggagagaagggaaaggaatcaCAAcaatgttgttattgttattgttgctgttgttattattgttgctattgttgttgatgttgctattgttgctaatgttgttattgttattgcttttattgttgttattgttattgcttttattgttgttaatgttgttattgttgttgctaatgttattattgttattgtgttGATgatgctattgttgttgttgttgttgttgtcatttttattgttgctgttgttccttCTCAAATTCTCCACATGTTGTCCCACCCAGCTTTCCTATATGCAAAACCAAACCATAGTATTGCATTTTACAGATAGGAATTTGAACTGGCTGATCACCCAGCAGAGCTGGAGACAGTAAAGGCTACATTTAGACACAGCCTTTGGATTCCTTTATGCACTCAGCCTGCTGTTACTGGCCAAGGTTCTGGAATTTGAACAACAGAGGCTGACCCTAGGCAGGCAAGACTGTGTTGATCCCTTTCAGATGAGGGTCACACTCCTGAGGTTCCAATGACATGCGCACTTGTACGGCACTTACCTAGTAcccacaaggtcctgggtttgattcctaacacTGAACAATAAAAGGCCTTGAAGGGgtcaagaaaatatatttgtacactttgttttcaaaataccacataataattatattattatatgccTTAgacattatcatcattatcatctacGTCTCATTGtaaatcaaatatgattttaaattatttaatctttACAATGTGATCATTAGTACATGTGGACAGAGGGGTTAAAACTAGGCTAAACAGTAAAATATCCTGGGCACTGCAATATCTTCTGGCTGCTTCAAGTTTCGATGCTCAAGGCTGCGAGCTGTGTCCTAAGAGCATAATCCTAGCAATATCTTTCCCTGGGACACCCCCTCTGACGGTGATTCTTTATATTCTAGAACCCAAAGGCATCATCCAGGTGTGGACGTCCTGTGCTCAGATGGATCTGTGGTGTATGCGCCATTCACGGGGAAGATAGTGGGCCAGGAGAAACCCTATAGGAACAAAAACGCCATCAATGATGGCGTCCGACTGTCGGGAAGAGGTATGAGTATCGACCTGGGACACGGTCCAGGTGCCGAGGCTTAGTTATTTTAATGCAGGCTCCATTCATAGAATTTTCATGTTTCTTCCAAGATCGTAAGATCTAGAACATGCAGGACAATCCAAGCACAAGATGGAAGGTGCCCCCTGTTTCCCTGAAGCCTGCCTATGTAAAAAGATCACCAAACTCTATAAGTGACCTGACTGGCTGTCCCCTTCGGTGGTCCAGGTACCTTTGCTTAGAAGATTGTCCGGGCAGAACTGTATCCACAGTAGTGACCATACACTCTTCCGTTTACCAGCATCCCACAGTTCACTAACATTGACACTTTCGCAGCAGTTGAATGTGAACTATTTCCGAATGCCTCTGATTGGTAGGACTGGTCTCCAGGGGCTGCATTGGCTCTTTGATTGGCAGGACCGGTCCCCAGGGACTACATTGGCTCTTTGATTGGTAGGACCATCCCCGGGGACTACATTGGCTCTTTGATTGGTAGGACCGCCCCTGGGGACTGCATTGGCTCTTTGATTGATAGGACCATCCCCGGGGACTACATTGGCTCTTTGATTGGTAGGACTGCCCCTAAGGACTGCATTGGCTCTTTGATTGGTAGGACCATCCCCGGGGACTACATTGgctctttgatttgttttgtttctgtctttttaattCTATTGAGACCCAACAAGTGAACGAAATTGTCCACCATGCAAGAGTGGAATTCCACGAGCTTTTTACATTTGGGCAACAAGACTGAACAGGACACCCCCCCCTCCGCGCGCCCCCAGATGCCCCTTGTGCTGGCACCATACCGCTACTCCCTGCAAGGACAGTCACTAACCACCAGCACAAGTTAGTCTGGCCTGTTTAGAAGGACAAGTGGAAATTAAGCAGTCTGCACTACTTCTAAGGAAGTTCCTTGAGTTACCTATCGCGGTTGTGAAACCCACCCCCGTGTTCTTACCTCcatgattattctttttttttggaaaacaaggaaaaaaacttatttaaaaaaaaaaaaaaaaaaaaaaaaggagaggacaCTCCTGATAACAGAAGCAGGCTAGTGAGCTGAGCCTAAAACCCCCAAAGGCCTACCTTCATTCTTGTATTGTACATATTCCAGTTCCATCATTTGATGGACACTACAGTAGCTTCCGGTTGTAGGTGGGAAGGGGATGTTGCTAGGAAGTGCCTATTGTGGTGCTGAGGACGGAAGCTGGAGTAGTGTGCACACTAGCTTTATCAGTGGGGTCCCTcttgcactctgtgtgtgtgtgtgtgtgtgtgtgtgtgtgtgtgtgtgtgtgtgtgtgtatgtgtaggccaCAGAACACCTTGCCTGTTTTCCTCTGGTGCCGTCTTCTTCggtttcctttcccttccatttttGACATCTGTTTACTTacttttgtgcatgtgtatatgtgcaggtgAGGATACCTAGTAAGGCTCTAGGAGGCCACCCATCTAGTCCTTTCTAGGGTCACAGGATTGCGAAGGTTTGGATGAAACTGGTTACTTTGTTATCTCTTAGCCGCCTTGACCTTGGCTTTGGCTAGGAGGTATCACTGCAGAGACAGTTTAAGGACACCAATCGCTGCTGTTTGAGCAACAGAAAACAGCCTGGAAATAGCTCTTCAAAGGCTTGGGGTCCCTCAAAAGCTTGATGATGAGTTGTGTCCTGGAACATCCCCCCTTTACTGtgacaaaaatatatatacaatctGTCAGGCAGAAAAGGCACGGCAGTGGGAGCACGGCAGTGGGAGCACAGCAGTGGGAGCACAGCAGTGGGAGATAGCAGTGGGAGCACAGCAGTGGGAGCACAGCAGTGGGAGCATACCAGTGGGAGCATACCAGTGGGAGCACAGCAGTGGGAGCACGGCAGTGGGAGCACGGCAGTGGGAGCACGGCAGTGGGAGCACGGCAGTGGGAGCACAGCAGTGGGAGCATAGTGCGGCTGCTCACATTGGATCTGCAGTCGGGAagcagagatgaatgctggtgctcaccaggctcctcctcccttttcctttattCAGTCTGAGCCCCGAGCCCATGGCACCACTTGTATTAGGAAGAGCCTTTCCTCCTTGGCTAAACCTCTGTGGAAATCCTTTGACTGTCTTCTAATGGTTCTAACtccagtcagacagacagacagcaaagattcaccacccaccaccacagaAATGGGCGTATGTGTTATTACAAGATGAGGCTGGGGAGAGAGCCTGTTCTGTAAAATTCATGCCTCTCAAGCAGGAGAACTGAGTGGTACCTCCTTAACCCATGCCGAAAACCAAACATGGTGGTATgccctttaacctcagcacttgggagttgcAGGCAGAGGATCCCCAGGACTTGCTGACCAACCAGCTTAGCATAATGGGTGAGCTCCAAgccaattacacacacacacacacacacacacacacacacacacacacacacacacacagagcatctgcAGTTTTCCAAAATGGTTGCTTGGAACAAGTTATCTATCGGCCCAACCCTtggcaaggcagagagagaatgctaGCTGGCAATGGAGCAGACTTTGAAACTTCCAAAAGACCACTCTCTGTGACACAtctcttctaacaaggccatgcctcctaactctttccaaacagttccaattggggaccaggcattcaaatatatgagtcttcAGGGGCTGTCTCAGTCAAATTACCCATGATCCACCTTCCTCCAGTCAGACTAGGGGGTTACTGGGCCAGCTGATCAACGCATCCATGTATTAGGGTTCATCTTCAAGAGGTCCCAGGGCATCCCACCCGCCTGTGGAGACTTCTCTGGTTCCAGATCCCACTGTGGCCAGCACAGTCAGAACTCAGCAGTGCACTGTGATACCTAGTGTGTCTTTTCAGCTGCAGGAGACACTGACGTGCAGGTTTCCCAAGTGGCTGTTTGGAACAAAATGTCTTACTGGCCCAACACATGGCCGATAGGCTTGGCGGTCTGGCCAGGGAGTGTATCAGCAGGAAGacatctgcctccacctccccagggcagagattacaagcacacaccacaaCTCTCAGTGTCTTCACTGGTTATAGGGATAAAACCCAGATCCCGGGCCTGCAGGGCAAATGTACCAACGAACTTATCCTCAGCCCCATGTTTGAAATTTCTGACTCAAGGCTACAGAAGCCTGAACAGtatctccattttcttttaggTTTCTGTGTCAAAATTTTCTACATTAAGCCAGTTAAGTATAAAGGTTCtatcagaaaaggagagaagctgGGTACCTTGCTGCCCCTGCAGAAAGTTTACCCTGGCATACAGTCGCATGTACACATTGAAAACTGTGACTCCAGTGATCCCACGGCATACCTGTaagcagagacagaggccagATCTTCTCAAATTCCTGCTCCTGAAGAAACATGCATTCTAACAGACGTGCCATCAGTGTGGACACAATTCTGATTCCGACTCATCGTCACTCTGATGGGCGGGCTCTGATCTGCCTGCCGCCTGGAGGGCCAGGGAGTTTTATGTTTCCGATTTTTAAGTTCTGgggactgaaataaaaaaaaaatgaactcccACGTGTCTGGACTGTGTTTCTGAGATCTCTGAACCAGCCATTTCTCTGCCTGAAAGTGAGGAAGTGACTCCAGACTGAAGAGTTGCTCACAAGGCCTCAAACAGCACACATAACAAACACAAGCAGGCAGAACCAGAGGCTGTTGTTAGCTCAGGTGATATATTCTCAGCAATGCGCTTACCTTGTCAGGCTAGCTGCCAGAGCAGCTCTTCACAGGGCTAACATTTCCTGCACTGTCTACTCCTGCTCTTTTGTGCTCCACAAGAGTAACAGGTTCCTAGGAAGTGAATGGTGGCATCTTCCCTAAAAAGGCATATTCGGGATGTCAGCAAGGCTGCATAGATGCAAGAACGTCAGGATAGGAAAGAAACTACCCTTAAACTGGCGTGTTGCCTAAGCTGAGTCAGGCGGCCTCATCTAGCAATACCATCTGCACCCCAAAACTTACTTCCATATATCACTATGTATCCCATGGCCCAGTGATATAGTCTACATCATTCTTTCTTAATGTTGCTGATGGGAAGTGCCTAAGAGAAAAACACAACCGTACAAATTCATGAAGAGGTAAATCCTGGCTTCAAGCTGGTCAGTAAGAAATGACTAACTGGAGTAATCATTTGGAAATTTCCCTCACGAAACTTTGCCTAAGTCCTTTAAAGATATACAATGACTCTGTCCTAGCTTGTAGACATGTTAAAGGAAAGCCCATCAATGGACCTTTATTACTGGAgaattcactctttttttttcctatgcacAATAATAATGTTTCTGAAAACACTACTTGTCAAGGTGGACCCAGGGATACTCCAAACGCCCTTCCACAGAGACAGATTTTAAAGACCAGACCATAATTACAGAGCCAAAACCTACCCGGCAGTCGGAATAAATGGACTAAACATAACATGTACAGATCACAGAAATAGACAGCAATTgggtaaaatttttttttaaaaaatcacataaagCAGGATACTCTTTTTATAAGGCCAAAACAGATAAAACAACACAACGTCCAAGAATACCTAGGGGAGATCAGACTaaggaagaaagccaggaaaCGATGGCCTGAACTACCTCGGGGCGGGAGAGAGCAGAGCCGCATGTAACAGTACTGCAGCAGCAGACGTGCAGCTAAGGGGTCCACGAGCTCTTCTTGTGAGCCAATAGCGTGTCACAGaggcaaatgcacacacatgcctgcatgtgGCTACAAGAGTTAGTGACGGTTCCCAGGCAGGGAAGGACCCTGCAGAGTATGCGTATGTATaggatgcatatgtatatgtatagggtgtatatgtgtatgtacatgtatatgatgtatatgtatatgtataggatgtatatgtatagggtgtatatgtgtatgtacatgtatatgatgtatatgtatatgtataggatgtatatgtatatctgtatctatgtctatgtgtacatatatgtctatgatgtatatgtata is a window of Rattus rattus isolate New Zealand chromosome 14, Rrattus_CSIRO_v1, whole genome shotgun sequence DNA encoding:
- the Lect2 gene encoding leukocyte cell-derived chemotaxin-2, with the protein product MFPTRILMSAALISTALAGPWANICASRSSNEIRTCDSYGCGQYSAQRTQRHHPGVDVLCSDGSVVYAPFTGKIVGQEKPYRNKNAINDGVRLSGRGFCVKIFYIKPVKYKGSIRKGEKLGTLLPLQKVYPGIQSHVHIENCDSSDPTAYL